ttccggatctctgtaactgaagtaggtctaggccaattttgaatagcctcaatcttcttaggatccacctttatgccttctaccggtacaacatgccccaaaaaggcaactgagtctaaccaaaaatcacattttgaaaatttggcatataactgattattcttcaaagtatgaagcacactccgaagatgctgctcatgctcctctcgattgctggagtaaatcaagatatcatcaatgaatacaaccacaaaagaatctaaatagggcttgaacacctgattcatcaaatccataaatgctgctggagcatttgtcaacccaaatgacatcactaggaattcgtaatgcctgTACcaagtctgaaaagctgtcttaggtacatcagatgccctaatcttcaactgatggtaaacagacctcaaatcaattttcgaaaataccttggcaccctgaagctgatcaaataggtcatcaattcttggcagcagatatttgtttttgatagtggccttattcaactgccgataatctatacacatccgcatggaaccttctttcttctttacaaataatactgctGCACCCTAGGGAGAGACATTGgatctaatgaatccctgatcaagtaaGTCTTGTAActactcctttaattctttcaactccggcgggccatacggtatggtggaatagaaatgggctgagtgcccggagccaaatctctgtcgggtggcatctccggcaaatctgcaggaaatacttctggaaattcacgaacaactggtactgagtccatagaaggaacatccgcactgggatcgcgaatataagtcaaataggctagacaccctttctctaccatacgtcgagctttcatataagaaataaccctgctggcagaatgaccaggagttcctttccactctaaccgaggtaaccccggcatagctagggtcactgtcttggcatgacaatccaatataacatgataaggggacagccaatccatacccaagatgacatcaaaatctaccatatcaagaagtagaagatccacactagtctaaAGACTACCAATAGAaatcacacacgaatgatagacacgatctactacaacagagtcccccaccggtgtagatacacacaaagaagcacttagagaatcacaaggtgcaaccaaatatgaagcaaaatggGAGGACACATAGGATTAAGTAGATCctgaatcaaatagaactgaagcatctctatggaaaactggaataatacctgtgatcacagcatcagatgagtTGGCCTCAGGCCTAGCGGTAAAAgtataaaatcggggctgggccctactactctgaactgcatccctaggacgacctctaactggctggcctccacctctaacggtctgacctccacctataATGGccttacctccacctctagctgcctgacccctacctctagctggctgagcaggcggtgaagcaaccggtgccgatATGATGGCACATGAATCCCGTTGAGATCTGTTACTCGACAACCTAgagcaatacctcctgatgtgaccaatgttcccacacttataacacacatcctgatgccgtggctgctgaagctgaagctaacacaaatgggccggataaccgctgtagtaactctagagtggtggtgcactgataggagctgaatgtgcactgaatgccGGCTACCCATAGtgaggcataataggaccgtgactccctgaagcaccgtgagatgcatgaagtgctgaatgaaacggtttgggaggatgacccctaccaaaattacccctgcctccagacgaggcaccactgaaaccaccgaactgacgaggcctcttatcagacctctgccctctctcctgtgcaagaaccatctcgatcctcctcgcgacattagcagcctcctgaaaagaaatctcacttccggtttccttggccatctgaagcctgatagggtgagtgtgTCCCTCAATAaaactcctcactctctctccctcagtaggtagtaataggagagcatgacgggccaaatctacAAAACGGCACTCATACCTAGTAACAGTTATATTGCCCtgttgtagacgctcaaattacTTGCGGAAATCCTCTcttagtgtgataggaaggaacttctccagaaatagctgagagaacttcTCCCGgataagtgcaggcgatccaactggtctagtcaatgtataatctctgcACCACCtattggcggaacccgtcatctgaaatacaccgaaatcaaccccattggtttcaactatacccatgttccgcagcacctcgtggcagcgttcaagataatcttgtaggtcctcagaaggtgtaccactgaagtgaactggaaagagcttagtaaacttatccagtctcaataaggtctcaaaagacatggcaggcctatcaccggtctgtgccgcaacaactggctgaactaccccaactggcggggctgctagagcctgattctggggagccatatgctccagagcgggagtagtgggagtttgtgctcctcccccagcctgtgaaatggctggtgccattggaaatgtaccattctaggccacgccctccataagactcaccaaacggactagagcatcctgaagcactggagtagctataaatccttccgggacctgaactggtccaactggtacatcctgaactggaacctcctcatgAAGGTCCatctgaggttctacaacaggtgcagctgctcgagctctggattgagctctacctcggcctctgcctcatCCTCttgcacgacctcggcctcgacctctaaccctggccatagttgccactgggggctctggtccctgctcatcggtagatgtattacgtgatctcaccatctgcgagagaataagagtagaatggttcaatcatcgatgatagaataaatttTCACGACGGAAtatgaaagaagtgatattgttcctaaacttcatagcctctgagagataagtacaaacgtcttcgtatcgatccttcagactctactaagcttgctcgtgactcgtgagacctatataacctggtgctctgataccaactgttacgacccgaaattcccaccttcggaccgtgatgacgcctaacatttcacttgctaggcaagccactgttagaataatattagccatttttaaacaatttttaaatttattaataacaaagaaataaatgtggaagtaaggtctgaaatatagtgaataatccataaaaatagcggtgtctaaataccatcccagaattagtgtcacaagtgcacgagcttctagaataatacaaataaaggtctgaataaaataaagctgtctgaaagtaAATACATAGCTAAAataagatagacggggacttcagaactgcggacgctgtgtagttatacctcaagtctcctctgagtagctaaaatccgagcaagtctatggtacgccgctgggaccaactccgaaatctgcacaagaagtgcagagtgtagtatcagtacaaccgaccccatgtactggtaagtgctgagcctaaccttgacgaagtagtgacgaggctaaggcagatcacttacattaacctgtgcgcaataacaataatagaaataaatcacgTAACTCATTTTTAGCaattgaagccaattcagcagtcataaccaattattatttccatcaattttcgttgcagcgtgcaaaccgctcccacaatatattcatattcaatcctccaatatatttattttagtcaagtatatatagacttttaaataagtctgttgcggcgtgcaatccgatcccacaaTATAGACTTTTAACAGGTctcttgcggcgtgcaacccgatcctccaatatgaattttttaataagtctgttgcggcatgcaacccgatcctccaatatatggaTTTTTTAAATAGTCTGTTGTGGCATACAACCCGAtctcccaatatattcattttaatcaattctgttgcggcgtgcaacccgctcctccaatatattcatttaccaattcttatagaagaaattatcccaataaatacaacaattaatataaaattttaagacaacaagcatagaATAATTATGAATAATTAtaaagcaaacaatgacaaataacaatttattatggaaatcagggagaaaatagatagtttaatgtttaatatgctaaatgtcaagtagcaattaatacacatatTCAAATAAGATGTAGCAATTATTagaggaattcaagaattaatatttggcaaagaataggagagatacaattattataacaattcattcatgatttaaaaagatttatgattttcaaataattatgcaaaaaattaatttgacgacgtatagatacccgtcacctcgcctatatgttGTTCGCATGCATTTCatataacaaatagtttaagggttctattccctcaagtctagattaaccacgatacttacctcgctttgcaaattccaatcaattactcgaccataacttttccttttaaatttgtctccataagcttcaaatctattcacaaacaattcgatatactcaatacgaatcataggaattaattccatatgaatttaataatttttcggataaaaatttaaaattcatttaaatattcgacagtgggacccacgtcccaaatctcgaaaaaacttacgaaatccgaacacccgttccgatacgagttcaactatacaaaatttatccaattccgatgtcaaatggaccttcaaatcttaaatttttatttttggaagattttataaaaatctgatttttctccaaaaatttcacggattcatgatataaatgtgtatggaatcatgaaatataatcaatataggataaggaacacttaccccaatgtttttccgttaAAATCGCTCAAGAATCGACTTActcgagctcaaaaatggaaaagggttgaaaatgggacgaatcccattttccaaaacttaagttctgtttctgaaatttttacccttcgcgaacgcggtcagtgcctcgcgttcgcgaaacacaaaTTTGGGCTATCTAAttgtacccttcgcgaacgcgaggtctaTCTCTcgaacgcgaagcttgcctggcttgtacttcacgaacgcgagattcccttcgcgaacgcgaaggcaaattACCTGGCCAGCCTCTttcacttcgcgaatgcgaggcttcgatcgcgaacgcgaagtttcGCAcctcaacccttcgcgaacgcattctccctgtcgcgaacgcgaagcacaaaacgtgccagtccaatttactcttcgcgttcgcgagagtaccttcgcgaacgcgaagaagaacacaccagaagcctgaagtgtGCAAAAAACCATATTTTCTAAGTACGAAATCATCcagtagcctatccgaaactcacctgagccctgtgggctctaaaccaaacatgcacccaagtcctaaaacatcatacaaacttgctcgcgcgatcaaatcgctaaaataatacctagaactacgaatcggatccCAAACCAAAGGGATTTTTCaataaaactttaaaacttatatttttacaaccggacgtccgaatcatgtcaaatcaagtctgattctCACAAAATTcagtagacaagtcataaatattatagtggacctataccgggctccggaaccaaaatactgaCACGGTGCCAATAAATCCAATAtctgtaaattcttaaaaattattaagctttcaaacttttaatttttcatcaaaatttcatatctcggggtagggacctcgaaattcgattccgggcatacgcctaagtcccaaatcacgatacagacctactgatattgtcaaaatactgatccgagttcgtttgctcaaaatgttgaccaaagtcaactcagttgagttttaaaactctattttacattttaatccatttttcacataaaaactttccagaaaattttaaaaattgcacacgcaaatcgaggagtgataaatagtactttttgaggtcttagaacacataattaatttttaaatttaaagatgatattttagtTCATTACAACACCTTCTGTTATTAAACtttaggacctcatgtccttaactttatatgtgcagtgtaaatgttaaggacatggtgtccttaactttatataTGCATTGTAAAttttaaggacataatgtccttaactttatgagtattgtgtaaatattaaggatatagtatccttaacttcatgaatgttgtataaatattaaggacaaagtgtcttgtatttgcaccttctgttgaTAAACTTTATGttctaaagttaaggacatggagtccttaacttcatatgtggaGTGTAAATGTTAaagacaccatgtccttaatatttacacagcactcACGAAGAAAGAGTAACAACGTCTTTtcttattaattttaatagagtagtggctatttttgctcagcattaaaaatactggataaaaaCTAAATACTATGTTAAAAAGTGGTTATCCCACGCCATTTCTACTACTTTTGTTTTTAAGAAGTCCACAAATGCCCAACATTTGGCTTTCCTCTAATCTCTCCTCTTTAATTTATAGTATTATTTttgttactttatattttacAAACCACAAAACCCCGCAAATTCTCCACTCTCCTTGCAATCCccttatctctctctctctctctctctctctctctctctctctctctctctctctctcttcaatcCCCACTATTCCCTTTTCTCTTCACAAAGGAATCACTCTTAAATTTCGTTCCATTTACGTACCATCATTTTGATCCacaattcctttcttcttttaccATCTCTCCATATATTCGTTAAAGCACACAACTATACACCAAACTTTTTAATACTTCATACTAATTGTCACACACGAATTTTCCGTGTATACAAGAATGAAAAAAGTTCATtagcaaaaattaaaaaaaaataaaaaaaataagttgCACCTAATAATACCAAGCTTTGTGAGTTATGTAATGCCCACACCATTGTCTTTTGTACCTCTGATTCTGCTTTTCTATGTTACGCATGCGATACTAAGGTCCATAGCGCTAACTTCCTCGTTGCTCGCCATGTCCGTATTACCCTCTGCCCTAAATGCAACTCTCTTACTGCAAATTCCTCCTGCTCTTGCTCCCCAAAAGCGGCTCATTATCTCTCTTCCTCGTCCTCTTCTTGCACACATATGCAATGCTCTACAAGTCAAAAGAGAGTAGACTACTTCAATCGCCGCCGTCACATTGGAAGCTTTTGGGATTCATCGGCCGTCGTCAACGTCTCTTCCGGCGAAGTCACTTCATCTCCGTTTGTTGTTTGTCATTTTAAAGATAGAGTTAAACAGAGGTGGTTGGTTCGTGGTTTAAACTGGCGACTCACCCTTacaacacgagatcaaaaggaaaaaGTAGAATGGCTAATAACAGTGAGAATGAGTCAGATAATGATGATGTCCATGGATAATTGGTCGAACAAGGTACGAGACTGGTTGAAGAAGTAAGAGTGTTGAAACAATAATtggcagagatgtaccaagcttgggtgAATGGACAGGCACCGCCCCACTACCCATAGGGCCTTCGGATAATCTTCATAATGTGTCAGTTGCAAATCAAGTGCCCATCTCCATAACAAGTAACCCATTGTACCAACCTGGATTTAGTCTGAGCATTAACCTTCCCACTATCCCCAGTACCTCCATTCCACGTCCTCCAACCGCACCCCTCAGAAATGACCCACCTACTGTACCCATTGTCCCTACATTCACTGTTCCTCAACCGACTCTTGCTCAAAAGTCTAACAATGATCCACAACTGAATGCTCATGATGCCCAACATTACTCTCCAGAACTGGCTTTCAAGATTCCAGATTCATACAAGCATACTCCTCAGAACGTGTTCCCGATCGAGATCAAAAAGCCCGACAAGAATATggaacaagaggaaatgaccagaaaaatgaAGAGCCTGGAACAAACCATGAGAAACACACAAGGTTTGGGAGGCCACAAGAGTGTTTCCTTTAacgatctatgtatgttcccccatgttcatttgccacctggcttcaagacccccaagtttgacaagtatgatgggcatggtgatTCCGTTACCCATTTGAAGAGGTATTGTAACCAATTAAGGGGAGTAGGAGGCAAAGAAAAATTACTCATGgcttattttggagaaagtttgaCAGGAATTGCTTTAGAGTGGTTCATAAATCAAGACATATCTCACTGGTACGTTTGGAATGACATAGCTCAAGATTTTGtccaacagtttcagtacaaTATTGATATAGTTCCAGACCGCTCCTCTCTCGTCaacataaagaagaaaccaacagaaagcttcagagaatatgcaatcaagtggagaGAGCAGACTGCTAGGGTCAAACCACCAATGAAAGAGGCAGAAATGATTGACTATTTTCTCCAAGCTCAGGATCTTGATTACCTCCATTACATGTTGGCCGCCATTGGTAAACCTTTCGCTGAGGTGATTAAGATTGGTGAAATAGTTGAGAATGGCATGAAGTCGGGCAAAATTATAAGCCAGGCAGCCCTTAAGGCGACCACACAAGCAATTCAAAGCGGATCAGGCagtttcaaaaatcaaaaaaagaaagaggaaggaTCCATGATGGCATCTGGGTTCGGGGGAGTTCAAAGAGGAATAGTTCCTTCTTATGTGCAATTCCAACAAGGACAATCCAATTCTCCTCAACATTACTATCCACCTCAGGGTCCCCGGTACTCAGTTCCCCCACAACAATACACAGCGTTTAATGCTCGGGCTTATGCTAGGCCTCCCAATCACCAGCAATGGCGGGCACCGATTCCACAAGGCTCCCGTCATGCGCCATATAATCCTCATCCCCGACAGGAAATTGTGAGAGAACAGGAGCCAAAAAAAGAGTTCATCCCAATTAGGGAATCGTATACAAGCCTATATCGAAAGTTGATGCAGTTGAAGTTAATTGAACCTATCATGCCGCGTTATGTGAATCCAAATTCAAAAGTTTTTGACTCTAATGCAAGATGTGAGTATCACTCTAATACCCAAGGTCATAGTACCGAAAATTGTTGGACATTAAAGAAAGCCATTAAAAATTTGATTGAAGCAAAGGCAATTGTGGTAACAAACAACGAGGATACTCCTAATATCACAAATAATCCTCTCCCAGCTCATGATAATAcacattttattgggatgatttaTGATGATCGGGATTATAAGCAGTCTGGCAAGACAGAGATGGATGTTGGAACCATAGGGCAAGAACCAAAAGTGATAGTGAGCCCACCGCAATTGGcaccgttgattgtgaaaggtgCGAGTTCTAGTTTGAACTTGGTAGGTTCTGAAAAAATGATTCTCTATGTCCCTGGAAGCACAAAAATGGTTGAGGTTCAATTAGGTGGGCCAAAACTTTACATCCCTGGGGGCATTCAAAAGATCATTCCGAATAATAGTTTGAGAAATATAACAGAGCCAATTGTGATCCGATTTGTTGCACAAGTCCCAGTGACAAACACAAAAGCTATCTGTCATGACATACAGATGAAAATAGATAGTTGAAGAAACAGATGAAATGAGGGGTTTGACTATCTCTGGAAGGTACTACTCATTAGAGGAATTGAGAAAACACTTGCCAGTGAAAGAACCCGTTGCAGAaaaagaagcagaggaattcctTAAGAAGATTAAAATGCAAgactactcaatcattgaccaactaaataaaacccctgctcagatatctttgTTATCTCTGCTTTAGCACTCGGAAGAGAATCGCCGTGTGTTGATCAaaactctaaacgaggcatatgTCTTAGAAAAGACAACAGTGAATCAGCTAGAAAAAATGACTGAAAGATTCTTTGAAGTAAATAGAATTACTTTCAGCGATGATGATTTGCCTGAGGAAGGGGTTGGGCACAATAGAGCTTTGCATCTTATGGTGAAATGTGAAGGGAACTAGGCAAAACGAGTCATGATTGACGGAGGCTcaagtgtagatgtatgcccttTTTCTACTCTACAACAGCTGAACATTGACATTAACAGAATTCGGACAAGTAATGTCAGCATCAGAGCTTTTGATGGTTCAAGAAGATACAATATTGGGGAAATCGAACTCACCATGACAATCGGCCCGGTTGATTTTAACATTGTCTTTCAAGTGTTGGATATGGAGACTTCCTACAATTTTCTTctgggaaggccgtggatccatatGGCCAGAGTTGTACCATCCACcctacatcaaatggtcaaattcgagtatGACATGCAAGAAGTTTTTGTTCATGGGGAGGACTACTCA
This DNA window, taken from Nicotiana tabacum cultivar K326 chromosome 4, ASM71507v2, whole genome shotgun sequence, encodes the following:
- the LOC142180390 gene encoding uncharacterized protein LOC142180390 — encoded protein: MKEAEMIDYFLQAQDLDYLHYMLAAIGKPFAEVIKIGEIVENGMKSGKIISQAALKATTQAIQSGSGSFKNQKKKEEGSMMASGFGGVQRGIVPSYVQFQQGQSNSPQHYYPPQGPRYSVPPQQYTAFNARAYARPPNHQQWRAPIPQGSRHAPYNPHPRQEIVREQEPKKEFIPIRESYTSLYRKLMQLKLIEPIMPRYVNPNSKVFDSNARCEYHSNTQGHSTENCWTLKKAIKNLIEAKAIVVTNNEDTPNITNNPLPAHDNTHFIGMIYDDRDYKQSGKTEMDVGTIGQEPKVIVSPPQLAPLIVKGASSSLNLVGSEKMILYVPGSTKMVEVQLGGPKLYIPGGIQKIIPNNSLRNITEPIVIRFVAQVPVTNTKAICHDIQMKIDS